A region of Halosolutus amylolyticus DNA encodes the following proteins:
- a CDS encoding WD40/YVTN/BNR-like repeat-containing protein codes for MMIGYVAMRDRLLVCEGDGTDEWETETALQGHDLECVAAASERPDRVFVGTFGNGLRRSTDGGDSFDRVDAGFVGRESAPEGDDASEDVAVMSLAISPHDPDVVYAGTEPSRIYRSTDGGDSWTHLGGLTDLPSASEWYFPPRPHTHHVRWLEVDPFDPDRLWLGIEAGAFVYSTDGGETWTERPPGSRRDNHSLAARPDREGRVYAAAGDGYAESDDGGERWHQPQAGLDHRYCWSVVPDPADPDRVLVSSAAGARTAHTPDRADSHVYRRHGADADWERLDGRGLPTGEGVVRAVFETTDENGDVYGVTNRGLFVTRDFGDRWDRVPIDWADDLETLTPRGLAMLPV; via the coding sequence ATGATGATCGGCTACGTCGCGATGCGGGATCGACTCCTGGTCTGCGAGGGGGACGGGACCGACGAGTGGGAGACGGAGACCGCGCTCCAGGGCCACGATCTGGAGTGTGTCGCGGCCGCCTCGGAGCGCCCGGACCGGGTCTTCGTGGGGACGTTCGGGAACGGACTTCGCCGGAGCACCGACGGCGGGGACTCGTTCGATCGAGTCGACGCCGGGTTCGTCGGGAGGGAATCCGCGCCCGAGGGAGACGACGCGAGCGAGGACGTCGCCGTGATGTCGCTGGCGATCAGCCCCCACGACCCCGACGTCGTCTACGCGGGCACCGAACCGAGTCGGATCTACCGATCGACCGACGGCGGGGACTCCTGGACACACCTCGGCGGCCTGACCGACCTGCCGTCCGCCTCAGAGTGGTACTTCCCGCCCCGGCCCCACACCCACCACGTCCGCTGGCTCGAGGTGGACCCGTTCGACCCCGATCGGCTCTGGCTCGGCATCGAGGCCGGTGCGTTCGTCTACAGCACCGACGGCGGCGAGACGTGGACCGAGCGGCCCCCTGGCTCGCGCCGGGACAACCACAGTCTCGCCGCCCGCCCCGATCGGGAGGGGCGCGTCTACGCCGCCGCGGGCGACGGCTACGCCGAGAGCGACGACGGCGGCGAACGCTGGCACCAGCCGCAGGCGGGACTGGACCACCGCTACTGCTGGAGCGTCGTTCCCGATCCCGCCGACCCCGATCGAGTCCTGGTCTCGAGTGCGGCCGGCGCGCGGACGGCCCACACGCCCGATCGGGCCGACTCGCACGTCTACCGCCGCCACGGGGCCGACGCCGACTGGGAGCGCCTCGACGGCCGCGGACTGCCGACCGGCGAGGGGGTCGTCCGGGCCGTCTTCGAGACGACCGACGAGAACGGAGACGTCTACGGGGTGACCAACCGCGGGCTGTTCGTGACCCGGGACTTCGGCGACCGGTGGGACCGCGTCCCGATCGACTGGGCCGACGACCTCGAGACGCTGACGCCGCGCGGACTGGCGATGCTCCCGGTGTGA
- a CDS encoding PQQ-binding-like beta-propeller repeat protein, producing MPSRRRVLAGSGLALAGLLGSSAVSDSRRVPLPATVSADRSTAFDWPMARYDPAGTGHNPDASGPKDDASIVWEQRLDESTYGVTAPILVRDALFTVDRQGLVALDRETGEVRFSRTGSYLSSLARADASAYRTETLAVTGSEGVYGLNAGGGYEFGGFAFGSERWHGPGRESAYSTRASPGESPVAADGSVYAIVPDTDRVVALDANSGRRRWERTIGDPRSIGSHRPAVRDGTVYVSSSAGDVAAFDAETGERRWSVTLDRSDGEITRQLLALTATGEGLVVPSRTAVSFLDPDSGDVLWEYDHGGNATEGSAAVANGVVFVTDGDGSLHAIDLETGEEVWSIDYARQVEPVVADGVLYLGYHWLNELVAIDAVTGDRRWTYETDTIGFSQPIVGDGTLYVAVTDGIVALEEAG from the coding sequence ATGCCCTCCAGACGACGAGTACTCGCGGGCAGTGGCCTCGCCCTCGCAGGCCTTCTCGGGAGTTCGGCCGTCAGCGACTCGCGCCGGGTCCCGCTCCCGGCCACCGTCTCCGCGGACCGGTCGACCGCGTTCGACTGGCCGATGGCCCGGTACGACCCCGCCGGAACCGGACACAACCCCGACGCGTCGGGGCCGAAAGACGACGCCAGCATCGTGTGGGAGCAACGGTTGGACGAGTCGACGTACGGGGTGACTGCCCCGATTCTCGTACGGGACGCACTCTTCACGGTCGATCGACAGGGACTCGTCGCACTCGATCGGGAGACGGGAGAGGTTCGCTTCTCTCGAACTGGGTCGTACCTGTCGTCGCTGGCCCGGGCCGACGCGAGCGCCTATCGGACCGAGACGCTGGCCGTCACCGGTTCCGAGGGCGTCTATGGACTGAATGCCGGCGGCGGGTACGAATTCGGGGGGTTCGCGTTCGGGAGCGAACGATGGCACGGCCCCGGACGGGAATCCGCGTATTCGACGAGAGCGTCCCCCGGCGAGTCGCCGGTTGCCGCCGACGGGTCAGTCTACGCCATCGTCCCCGACACCGATCGCGTCGTCGCCCTCGACGCGAACAGCGGCCGCCGCCGCTGGGAACGAACGATCGGCGACCCGCGATCGATCGGCTCACACCGGCCGGCGGTTCGCGACGGGACCGTCTACGTCTCGAGCAGCGCCGGCGACGTCGCTGCCTTCGACGCCGAAACGGGCGAGCGCCGCTGGAGCGTGACACTCGACCGGAGTGACGGCGAGATCACTCGCCAGCTTCTCGCCCTGACCGCGACGGGTGAGGGACTCGTCGTTCCCAGTAGAACGGCGGTGTCGTTTCTCGATCCGGACTCCGGGGACGTCCTGTGGGAGTACGACCACGGCGGGAACGCGACCGAGGGGAGCGCCGCCGTCGCGAACGGCGTCGTATTCGTCACCGACGGCGATGGGTCGCTCCACGCGATCGATCTCGAGACGGGCGAGGAAGTCTGGTCGATCGATTACGCCAGGCAGGTCGAACCGGTCGTCGCCGACGGCGTCCTCTACCTCGGCTACCACTGGCTGAACGAACTGGTCGCGATCGACGCCGTGACGGGCGATCGGCGGTGGACCTACGAGACGGACACCATCGGGTTCTCGCAGCCGATCGTCGGCGACGGAACCCTGTACGTCGCCGTGACCGACGGTATCGTCGCGCTCGAGGAGGCCGGGTAG
- a CDS encoding 30S ribosomal protein S24e: protein MDVDIISEEENPMLHRTDVTFELSHEDATPERLQVRDSLAAKLNKDADEVVIRKLDTKFGMRKTVGQAKVYDTADYAREVEQDHMLERNKIGVEEETEADAEAEEA, encoded by the coding sequence ATGGACGTCGACATCATCTCCGAGGAGGAGAACCCCATGTTGCATCGAACGGACGTGACTTTCGAACTGTCACACGAGGACGCGACGCCCGAACGCCTGCAGGTCCGGGACAGCCTCGCCGCGAAACTGAACAAGGACGCCGACGAGGTCGTCATCCGCAAACTCGACACCAAGTTCGGGATGCGCAAGACGGTCGGCCAGGCGAAGGTCTACGACACGGCCGACTACGCCCGCGAGGTCGAGCAGGACCACATGCTCGAGCGCAACAAGATCGGGGTCGAAGAGGAAACCGAGGCGGACGCCGAAGCGGAGGAAGCATAG
- a CDS encoding 30S ribosomal protein S27ae, with translation MARYELYDEDGSTDREQCPRCGDAFLADHGDRTHCGKCGYTEWE, from the coding sequence ATGGCGCGCTACGAACTCTACGACGAGGACGGCAGTACGGACCGCGAGCAGTGCCCCCGCTGTGGCGACGCGTTCCTCGCCGACCACGGCGATCGGACCCACTGCGGCAAGTGCGGCTACACCGAGTGGGAATAA
- a CDS encoding bifunctional N(6)-L-threonylcarbamoyladenine synthase/serine/threonine protein kinase: protein MSTGIRVLGIEGTAWAASAAVYDSGTDEVFIESDAYQPESGGIHPREAAEHMHDAIPRVVETALDHARETGDRPEAESPIDVVAFSRGPGLGPCLRVVGTAARSLSQTLEVPLVGVNHMVAHLEIGRHTSGFDSPVCLNASGANAHLLAYRNGRYRVLGETMDTGVGNAIDKFTRHVGWSHPGGPKVEEAAKEGEYVDLPYVVKGMDFSFSGIMSAAKQAYDDGVPVEDVCYSLQETVFGMLTEVSERALSLTGSDELVLGGGVGQNARLREMLREMCTQRGAEFHAPEPRFLRDNAGMIAVLGAKMYDAGDTLAIEDSCVDPDFRPDQVPVTWRARSERSEGLGYASGDARNREQTDEPELAPGRGDGPLQGAEAIVDLDPEAGRVTKHREAKTYRHPALDDRLRRERTRIEARLTSQARREGVPTPVLSDVDPHESRLELEYVGDRDLRAIVRGADTAAAADRVRDVGRHLALLHRAGFVHGDPTTRNVRVNSDRTYLIDFGLGYHTDHVEDYAMDLHVFDQSLVGTAADPGPLREAVREGYREAGQERVLDRLREIEGRGRYVEGDS from the coding sequence GTGAGCACTGGTATTCGAGTACTCGGGATCGAGGGTACCGCCTGGGCGGCCAGCGCGGCCGTCTACGATTCCGGGACTGACGAGGTATTCATCGAGAGCGACGCCTACCAGCCCGAGAGCGGCGGCATTCACCCGCGCGAGGCCGCCGAACACATGCACGACGCGATCCCGCGCGTCGTCGAGACGGCGCTGGATCACGCTCGCGAGACGGGCGATCGGCCCGAGGCCGAGTCCCCGATCGACGTCGTCGCCTTCTCCCGCGGTCCCGGACTCGGCCCCTGTCTGCGCGTGGTCGGGACGGCCGCCCGATCGCTGAGCCAGACGCTCGAGGTACCGCTGGTCGGGGTGAACCACATGGTCGCCCACCTCGAGATCGGCCGCCACACGTCCGGCTTCGACTCGCCGGTCTGTCTGAACGCGAGCGGCGCGAACGCGCACCTGCTGGCCTACCGCAACGGCCGCTATCGGGTCCTCGGGGAGACGATGGACACCGGCGTCGGCAACGCGATCGACAAGTTCACCCGCCACGTCGGCTGGTCACACCCCGGCGGGCCGAAGGTCGAGGAAGCGGCGAAAGAGGGCGAGTACGTCGACCTTCCGTACGTCGTCAAGGGGATGGACTTCTCCTTCTCGGGGATCATGAGCGCCGCCAAGCAAGCCTACGACGACGGGGTTCCGGTCGAGGACGTCTGTTACTCGCTCCAGGAGACGGTTTTCGGAATGCTCACCGAGGTCTCTGAACGGGCGCTCTCGCTGACCGGCAGCGACGAACTCGTCCTCGGCGGGGGCGTCGGGCAGAACGCCCGCCTGCGCGAGATGCTCCGGGAGATGTGCACGCAACGCGGAGCCGAGTTCCACGCGCCCGAGCCGCGATTCCTGCGGGACAACGCGGGAATGATCGCCGTCCTGGGCGCGAAGATGTACGACGCGGGCGACACCCTCGCGATCGAGGACTCGTGCGTCGATCCGGACTTCCGGCCCGACCAGGTCCCGGTCACGTGGCGAGCGAGGTCCGAACGAAGCGAGGGCCTCGGATACGCGAGCGGTGACGCCAGGAACCGCGAGCAGACCGACGAACCGGAACTCGCCCCCGGTCGCGGCGACGGCCCCCTGCAGGGCGCCGAAGCGATCGTCGACCTCGATCCCGAGGCCGGCCGGGTGACGAAACACCGCGAGGCCAAGACCTACCGTCACCCCGCTCTCGACGATCGACTCCGTCGGGAACGAACCCGCATCGAGGCCCGCCTCACGAGTCAGGCCCGCAGGGAGGGCGTGCCGACGCCGGTGCTCTCGGACGTCGACCCCCACGAGTCGCGACTGGAACTCGAGTACGTCGGCGATCGGGACCTCCGGGCGATCGTCCGGGGTGCGGACACGGCTGCCGCGGCCGATCGAGTCCGTGACGTCGGCCGGCACCTCGCGCTGTTGCACCGGGCCGGGTTCGTCCACGGCGATCCGACGACGCGGAACGTCAGAGTCAATTCGGACCGTACCTACCTCATCGACTTCGGCCTCGGCTACCACACCGATCACGTCGAGGACTACGCGATGGATCTCCACGTCTTCGACCAGAGCCTCGTCGGCACTGCGGCCGATCCCGGCCCCCTTCGGGAGGCCGTCCGCGAGGGGTATCGCGAGGCCGGGCAGGAGCGGGTTCTCGATCGGCTCCGGGAGATCGAAGGACGCGGGCGGTACGTCGAGGGCGATTCGTAG